A stretch of DNA from Methylogaea oryzae:
GATATTCGCCACCCCGCATCTGGCTAAGCCGTTGAAAAGGGAAGACATTCGCTCTCCGACGGATTATTTCGTGGCGCCCGACGATCAGGAGTTTTACCTGATGGGCCGATTGGAGGGACGTAAGGTTCCATCCTCCGCCGAGCAATCCCATGCATCCGACAAACAGGGCGGTTTGGTGGGCGAATATGGTCATACCTTGACCGATGGAGGTGCGCAATGAAATCCAACGGACACAATATCCTGCTGTTGAGTGCGGCCGTGGCGGCCTTGGTTGTGGCGCTGCCGGGGTGCAGCACCTTCCGCGTGGACCCGCAACGCCTGGATCGGCATTTCGGCGAGTCGGCCAACGCCGTCAAACACGCCCAAATCGCCGACCCGCAGGCGGCAAGCAATCCCGTCGCGGAAGCGCCCAACAGCCTGAACGGCGAGCGGGGCGAAAGGGTCATGAAGGACTACGTTACCGGTGCGGCGCAAGGAAATCAGCGAATCGGCATGCCAACCATCACCATCGGGAATATCGGCGGCGGTAGCGGCGGCAGCAGCGGCACCAGCGGCGGCGGTTCCGGCGGCGGCAACTAAGCAAGCAAACCGATTTTCGGTTTCGCTAGCGTAGGCGCCGAAAGTATCTAGCGAGGTGTTGGCGATGAACACTGAAACAATGGTTGCATGGCGTTACTCGCAAGCCCGCGCCCTCAATGTTCGGCCGGCCCGCCAAAGCGGGTCGGTGGTGGTGATAACCGCTATCAGCCTATTTGTATTGATCGGCATGATCGGGCTGGCGCTGGATACGAGCCATCTCCTGGTGAACAAGACCGGCTTGCAAAACGCCATGGATACCGCCGCGCTGAGCGCCGCGGCGGCAATCAATGCCGGCTATTCCTGCGACGAGGCGACGACCCAAAGTAAAGCCACGCTGAGCCGTTTTTTGGCTGAAAACGGCAATGCCGACATATCCAGCCATGTCACGCTGGACAACGTCGTCTATCAGTTCTCCGATCATTTGGGCGATTTTCAGACCTCTCCTCCCTACGATTGCCTGGACCCGCTCAATCCGCCCCGCTTCGTGCGCGTCAGTACCGAAACCAGCGCGCTCCGCCGGTTTTTTATGCAAGTGCCGCAAGATGCCCAGGTCCCTGCACCGAATAAGGCGAGCGGCCCGACTACCGCGGCTTCGGCGGTGGCCGGGCCCGAGCGTTGTCCGGCCAAGATACTGCCGGTGTTGATTTGCGACAGCTTCCGCTCCAGCCTGGTCGTAGGCCAGGAGGCTTGTATCCGGTCGAGCAGCACCGAAACCTGCGCGAGCGGGACGACGGTGATGAACGGCAATTTCAACCTCTTGCAAACCGCCGCGTCGGCGCAAGGGGCGAAAAGCATCCAGGACTCCTTCGCCGGTTTTACTTCGGCCGCTTGTCTCAGCAGCACCGTGGGCCAGCTGAAAACCGGTGTTTCGGCCGGCCCGGTAGCCAACGGGATGAATACCTTTTTCGGCATCCCCTCGGGGCCGGGCGACCCGCTTTTCAGGGACGAGGTTACCTATCCCGTTCCCAGCGATTTCAGCTCGCGCCCGCCGGGGAACAGCACCGGAGGGCAGGCCTGGATCCTAAACAACATTTTTAACAGCGGTTGCGGCTGGCCGCCTTGCCCGCAGGATCATTTGACGTACGCGGGTTATCAGGCGTGGCAAGTCGCCGGGCAAAAGCCGGCCGCTTATAACAATGCGAACGAGCCCGCCAATACCCCGTATTACACGGCGGGGATAGAGCCGCCGCCGCCGGCAGGAGCGACTTCCGCGGTAGTGCATAATCGCAGAAAGATTTGCGTCGCCTTTGTCCAGT
This window harbors:
- a CDS encoding TadE/TadG family type IV pilus assembly protein produces the protein MNTETMVAWRYSQARALNVRPARQSGSVVVITAISLFVLIGMIGLALDTSHLLVNKTGLQNAMDTAALSAAAAINAGYSCDEATTQSKATLSRFLAENGNADISSHVTLDNVVYQFSDHLGDFQTSPPYDCLDPLNPPRFVRVSTETSALRRFFMQVPQDAQVPAPNKASGPTTAASAVAGPERCPAKILPVLICDSFRSSLVVGQEACIRSSSTETCASGTTVMNGNFNLLQTAASAQGAKSIQDSFAGFTSAACLSSTVGQLKTGVSAGPVANGMNTFFGIPSGPGDPLFRDEVTYPVPSDFSSRPPGNSTGGQAWILNNIFNSGCGWPPCPQDHLTYAGYQAWQVAGQKPAAYNNANEPANTPYYTAGIEPPPPAGATSAVVHNRRKICVAFVQCPAVMSGTQVPVRVTGIGGFFITRPVKQSGTGNNIYAEYLGENCGGSNIGVLQPIRMMLWKDPLSGDS